The segment AGCGGGGCGTGCCTACGCTGTGGCATAGCTTCTGCCGCTTCACACGTCTCTACCGCATGGCTCCTCACTCTGCGTGGCTCAATGGTTACTACCAGGGGCATCTCTCGCCTGATGAGGTGCAGCAGGTGCCGGTGCTGACGGGTGCTTTCCTGATGATGCGACGGTCACTATACCTAGCGGTGGGCGGACTAGACGAGCGCTACTTCATGTATGGCGAGGACATAGATCTCTGCTACACAATAGAGCAGGCGGGTTACCACAACTACTACCTCCCGACACCAGTGCTCCACTACAAGGGCGAGTCGGAGCAGGCGGTCGACAGGGTGCGCTACGAAGAGAACTTCTACGGAGCGATGCGCCTCTTCTATCTCAAGCATCAGGGGGAGAATTGGTGGAGTCGACATGTGACCACGCCACTCGTACTTGCTGCCATCAATCTACAGCGTCGCTTAGCGCTTTGTCGTCGCAAAAAGAGAGCTTCGCATACCACGCTACCCGCACCGCAGACCATATCGCTGACGCTTGCCGAGCTAAGCGCAGATGTAGAGGCTTTTCCCCTGGGGACTCGACTAGAAGTGTCGCTAGCGGAAGCTTCGTACGACTCCCTACTAGAGACTATGGAGCGCTGCGCTGCGCGGAGATACCTATTTATAGTAAACCCATAAGACTATTTCGCTGAAGCTATGAAGCACAAACCGATCATCATAGGCGTAGCGGGCGGCACTGCCTCGGGCAAGAGCACCCTGGTGCGCCGTCTGCAGGAGACCTTTGTCGATGAGGATGTCGTAGTCCTCAGTCACGACTACTATTACAAGGCGCACGATGAGCTGCCTCTGGAGCAGCGTGCTAAGCTCAACTATGATCATCCCGATGCCTTCGACACGAAGCTGATGTGCGAGCAGATTAGCCAGCTTTGTGAGGGGCACAGCGTGGAGCGCCCTGTCTACTCTTTTGTCAATCACAACCGCATCCCCGAGACGGTCACCATCGATCCGCCTTGTGTACTGATCATCGACGGGATCTTGATCTTTGAGAATGAAGAGCTGCGTGATCTGATGGATGTCAAGATCTACGTTCAGACAGACGATGATGTGCGCCTAGCGCGTCGCATACAGCGCGATGTCAAGGAGCGAGGACGCAGTGTGGACTCGGTCATCGAGCAGTACCTCACGACGGTCAAGCCGATGCATCAGGAGTTTGTCGAGCCTTCACGGCGCTACGCCGACCTGATCATCCCGGAGGGCGGCTTTAACTCCGTTGCCGTGCGTCTCTTAATAGACAATGTGCGCTCACTCCTCACCTCAAGAGCTAAGCATTAGAGGTTGAATATTTAGCGGACAGATGTTGGATCAGATATTAGGCTTCGATCTCTCAGCTCTCGTATGGTCTGAGATTACGGTGACGAGGATTCTAGACTTCATCGGGACCTTCGCCTTCGCTATCTCTGGCATACGCCTAGCGTCGACCAAGCAGATGGACTGGTTTGGAGCTTACGTGCTGGGAGTCACGACGGCTGTAGGCGGAGGTACGCTACGAGATCTATTCCTAGGAGTGACGCCCTTCTGGATGCTGCAACCCTCCTACATGATCATCACCTTTGTGGCGCTCCTCTACGTATATATCTTCCGAAAGATCGTCATCCGCACAGCTCCGACGGTCTTTGTCTTTGACGCTATCGGGCTGGGACTCTTTGTGGTGGTCGGCGTCGACAAGACGCTCGCCATGGGCTTCCCCAGTTGGGTGGCGGTCATCATGGGTACCGTGACCGGCTCCTTCGGAGGGTTGCTGCGAGACATTATCCTCAACGAGACGCCCCTCATCTGTCGCCAAGATATCTACGCTTTGGCCTGTATCATCGGAGGCATCGTATACACCCTGATGCTCCGCTTCATACCTATAGATATAGTCT is part of the Porphyromonas asaccharolytica DSM 20707 genome and harbors:
- a CDS encoding glycosyltransferase family 2 protein, giving the protein MLLSVVLVNYKVPQLTIEAVRSVLASCRRLDGEVEVIVLDNASGDDSMTRLRTAFGAEPRVKLLESATNGGFARGNNQAIAEAHGDYLLLLNPDTLVGESTLAYCLTFLQTHPDAGAVGPRLINQSGVMHPECKRGVPTLWHSFCRFTRLYRMAPHSAWLNGYYQGHLSPDEVQQVPVLTGAFLMMRRSLYLAVGGLDERYFMYGEDIDLCYTIEQAGYHNYYLPTPVLHYKGESEQAVDRVRYEENFYGAMRLFYLKHQGENWWSRHVTTPLVLAAINLQRRLALCRRKKRASHTTLPAPQTISLTLAELSADVEAFPLGTRLEVSLAEASYDSLLETMERCAARRYLFIVNP
- the udk gene encoding uridine kinase; amino-acid sequence: MKHKPIIIGVAGGTASGKSTLVRRLQETFVDEDVVVLSHDYYYKAHDELPLEQRAKLNYDHPDAFDTKLMCEQISQLCEGHSVERPVYSFVNHNRIPETVTIDPPCVLIIDGILIFENEELRDLMDVKIYVQTDDDVRLARRIQRDVKERGRSVDSVIEQYLTTVKPMHQEFVEPSRRYADLIIPEGGFNSVAVRLLIDNVRSLLTSRAKH
- a CDS encoding trimeric intracellular cation channel family protein — translated: MLDQILGFDLSALVWSEITVTRILDFIGTFAFAISGIRLASTKQMDWFGAYVLGVTTAVGGGTLRDLFLGVTPFWMLQPSYMIITFVALLYVYIFRKIVIRTAPTVFVFDAIGLGLFVVVGVDKTLAMGFPSWVAVIMGTVTGSFGGLLRDIILNETPLICRQDIYALACIIGGIVYTLMLRFIPIDIVYAQLVSAGLIILIRILAAHYHWHLPQLKGVSNSK